One genomic region from Diceros bicornis minor isolate mBicDic1 unplaced genomic scaffold, mDicBic1.mat.cur scaffold_73_ctg1, whole genome shotgun sequence encodes:
- the TRAPPC5 gene encoding trafficking protein particle complex subunit 5 isoform X1 encodes MRGITWKSKGGGMEARFTRGKSALLERALARPRTEVSLSAFALLFSELVQHCQSRVFSVAELQARLAALGRQVGARVLDALVAREKGARRETKVLGALLFVKGAVWKALFGKEADKLEQANDDARTFYIIEREPLINTYISVPKENSTLNCASFTAGIVEAVLTHSGFPAKVTAHWHKGTTLMIKFEEAVIARDRALEGR; translated from the exons ATGCGAGGAATCACCTGGAAGTCGAAG GGCGGCGGCATGGAGGCGCGCTTCACGCGCGGAAAGTCGGCGCTGCTGGAGCGCGCGCTGGCGCGGCCGCGCACCGAGGTGAGCCTGAGCGCCTTCGCGCTGCTGTTCTCCGAGCTGGTGCAGCACTGCCAGAGCCGCGTCTTCTCCGTGGCCGAGCTGCAGGCGCGCCTGGCCGCTCTGGGCCGCCAGGTGGGCGCGCGCGTCCTGGATGCGCTGGTGGCTCGCGAAAAGGGCGCCCGGCGCGAGACCAAGGTGCTGGGCGCGCTGCTCTTCGTGAAGGGCGCCGTGTGGAAGGCGCTCTTTGGCAAGGAGGCCGACAAGCTGGAACAGGCCAACGACGACGCTCGCACCTTCTACATCATCGAGCGCGAGCCGCTCATCAACACCTACATCTCCGTGCCCAAGGAGAACAGCACGCTGAACTGCGCCAGCTTCACGGCGGGCATCGTGGAGGCCGTGCTCACACACAGCGGCTTCCCCGCCAAGGTCACGGCGCACTGGCACAAGGGCACCACGCTCATGATCAAGTTCGAGGAGGCGGTCATCGCTCGAGACCGGGCCCTGGAGGGCCGCTGA
- the FCER2 gene encoding low affinity immunoglobulin epsilon Fc receptor, with amino-acid sequence MEESSYSEFSKLSRRRRQCCGRGTLLGLLGLVTTALWAGLLTLLLLWHWETVQKLKQLEEAAARNVSQVSKDLERHKGDEMTQKAQAAKMSQNMEKIQAEQKTMKSQDSELSQNLKGLREDLSNLHSQGFNERHTALRALGRLQEEVAKLWIELRTSNGSTCNTCPEQWVSFQKKCYYFGEGPKKWIEARFACSKLQGRLVSIHSQEEQDFLTKRANKKGSWIGLRDLNIEGEFVWMDENPLDYSNWQPGEPNNEGEGEDCVMMQGSGRWNDAFCLSRLDGWVCDRLATC; translated from the exons ATGGAGGAAAGTTCATACTCAG AGTTCTCAAAGCTTTCCAGGAGGCGGCGGCAGTGCTGTGGGCGGGGGACGCTGCTCGGGCTGTTGGGGCTGGTGACCACCGCGCTGTGGGCCGGGCTGCTGACTCTGCTTCTCTTGTGGC ACTGGGAAACTGTGCAGAAACTGAAACAGCTGGAAGAGGCCGCTGCCCGGAACG TCTCTCAGGTCTCCAAGGACTTGGAAAGGCACAAGGGTGACGAGATGACCCAGAAAGCCCAGG CTGCCAAGATGTCGCAGAACATGGAGAAGATCCAAGCTGAGCAGAAGACAATGAAATCTCAGG ACTCTGAGCTCTCCCAGAACCTGAAGGGACTTCGCGAGGACCTGAGCAACCTCCACTCCCAGG GCTTCAACGAGAGACACACAGCCTTGCGTGCACTGGGAAGGCTCCAGGAGGAGGTGGCGAAGCTGTGGATAGAGCTACGCACGTCCAacg GCTCCACGTGTAACACGTGCCCCGAGCAGTGGGTCAGTTTCCAAAAGAAGTGCTACTACTTCGGCGAGGGCCCCAAGAAGTGGATCGAGGCGCGCTTTGCTTGCAGCAAGCTGCAAGGGCGACTCGTCAGCATCCACAGCCAGGAGGAGCAG GACTTCCTGACCAAACGCGCCAACAAGAAGGGCTCCTGGATCGGCCTCCGGGACCTGAACATAGAAGGCGAGTTTGTCTGGATGGATGAGAACCCCCTGGACTACAG CAACTGGCAGCCGGGGGAGCCCAACAACGAGGGCGAGGGCGAGGACTGCGTGATGATGCAGGGCTCCGGCCGGTGGAACGACGCCTTCTGCCTCAGCCGCCTGGACGGCTGGGTGTGTGACCGGCTGGCCACGTGCTGA
- the TRAPPC5 gene encoding trafficking protein particle complex subunit 5 isoform X2: MEARFTRGKSALLERALARPRTEVSLSAFALLFSELVQHCQSRVFSVAELQARLAALGRQVGARVLDALVAREKGARRETKVLGALLFVKGAVWKALFGKEADKLEQANDDARTFYIIEREPLINTYISVPKENSTLNCASFTAGIVEAVLTHSGFPAKVTAHWHKGTTLMIKFEEAVIARDRALEGR; this comes from the coding sequence ATGGAGGCGCGCTTCACGCGCGGAAAGTCGGCGCTGCTGGAGCGCGCGCTGGCGCGGCCGCGCACCGAGGTGAGCCTGAGCGCCTTCGCGCTGCTGTTCTCCGAGCTGGTGCAGCACTGCCAGAGCCGCGTCTTCTCCGTGGCCGAGCTGCAGGCGCGCCTGGCCGCTCTGGGCCGCCAGGTGGGCGCGCGCGTCCTGGATGCGCTGGTGGCTCGCGAAAAGGGCGCCCGGCGCGAGACCAAGGTGCTGGGCGCGCTGCTCTTCGTGAAGGGCGCCGTGTGGAAGGCGCTCTTTGGCAAGGAGGCCGACAAGCTGGAACAGGCCAACGACGACGCTCGCACCTTCTACATCATCGAGCGCGAGCCGCTCATCAACACCTACATCTCCGTGCCCAAGGAGAACAGCACGCTGAACTGCGCCAGCTTCACGGCGGGCATCGTGGAGGCCGTGCTCACACACAGCGGCTTCCCCGCCAAGGTCACGGCGCACTGGCACAAGGGCACCACGCTCATGATCAAGTTCGAGGAGGCGGTCATCGCTCGAGACCGGGCCCTGGAGGGCCGCTGA